A genomic window from Solanum dulcamara chromosome 11, daSolDulc1.2, whole genome shotgun sequence includes:
- the LOC129874734 gene encoding cyclic dof factor 3-like codes for MTELKDPAIKLFGRTIQLPDSSGTHEDDSLPEDTNGEEEEDVEAHKDDFGGKLDDDEDEMEILTGKELQDQNSVPTRTDSIKEPPVDNDCSTRPSKSEEEQGEASNSQEKILKKPDKIIPCPRCNSMETKFCYFNNYNVNQPRHFCKNCQRYWTAGGTMRNVPVGAGRRKNKNSVPHYRQISVSETLPNAQTDYPNGIQQPILAFGSPTPLCESMASVLNIGDKTMHNCSQNGFHKPQEPGVPVSYGAGDNGDDHSRRSSVTTANSEDEGNKIVPDMLKKNCHNFPPYLTCYPGAPWPYPCSSVPWSSAVPPPGYCPPGFPMPFFPAASYWGYTVAGSWNVPWMSPTTASLNQTPTTSGPNSPTLGKHSRDENILKPLSRTVEPSKESDPEKCLWVPKTLRIDDPGEAAKSSIWATLGIKHDSVNSVGGSPFSAFQPKNDDNNRVSENSTVLQANPAALTRSVNFNERS; via the exons ATGACAGAACTCAAAGACCCTGCAATTAAACTCTTTGGCAGAACCATTCAGTTGCCGGATTCTTCTGGAACTCATGAAGATGATTCTTTGCCTGAGGACACCAacggagaagaagaagaagatgtagaAGCTCACAAG GATGATTTTGGAGGAAAACTGGATGATGATGAGGACgagatggaaattttgactggcAAGGAGTTGCAGGATCAGAATTCAGTTCCAACTAGAACTGATAGTATAAAGGAGCCACCTGTTGATAACGACTGTTCAACAAGACCTTCAAAAAGTGAAGAAGAGCAAGGAGAAGCAAGTAATTCGCAAGAGAAAATCCTCAAAAAGCCAGACAAGATAATTCCATGTCCCCGGTGTAACAGCATGGAAACCAAATTTTGTTATTTCAACAATTACAATGTGAACCAGCCTAGACACTTCTGCAAGAATTGCCAGAGATATTGGACAGCTGGTGGGACCATGAGGAATGTGCCTGTAGGTGCTGGTCGTCGGAAAAACAAGAATTCAGTTCCACATTACCGCCAAATATCCGTCTCTGAAACACTTCCAAACGCACAAACAGATTATCCAAATGGAATACAACAACCTATTCTTGCATTTGGATCCCCTACACCACTCTGTGAATCAATGGCTTCAGTTTTGAATATTGGTGACAAAACAATGCATAATTGCTCACAAAATGGGTTCCATAAACCACAAGAACCTGGGGTTCCAGTTAGTTACGGAGCTGGAGATAATGGAGATGACCATTCCAGAAGATCATCTGTCACTACTGCAAATTCAGAGGATGAAGGTAACAAAATTGTACCGGACATGCTAAAGAAGAACTGCCATAACTTTCCACCTTACTTGACTTGCTATCCTGGGGCTCCTTGGCCATATCCATGCAGTTCTGTCCCATGGAGCTCTGCAGTCCCTCCTCCTGGTTATTGCCCTCCTGGTTTTCCTATGCCGTTTTTCCCAGCAGCTTCTTATTGGGGTTATACTGTAGCAGGTTCTTGGAATGTTCCTTGGATGTCTCCAACTACTGCTTCCCTAAACCAAACACCTACGACTTCTGGTCCTAATTCTCCAACTCTGGGAAAACACTCAAGGGATGAAAACATACTAAAACCTCTGAGCCGCACGGTAGAACCTTCAAAAGAGAGTGATCCTGAGAAGTGCCTCTGGGTTCCAAAAACTCTCCGAATTGATGATCCAGGAGAGGCTGCAAAGAGTTCTATATGGGCGACATTGGGAATAAAACATGATAGTGTTAATTCAGTTGGTGGAAGTCCTTTCAGTGCTTTTCAGCCGAAGAATGATGACAACAATAGGGTTTCAGAAAACTCTACTGTATTACAAGCAAACCCAGCAGCATTGACTCGGTCAGTAAATTTCAATGAGAGGTCATAA